Part of the Cyanobacterium stanieri LEGE 03274 genome is shown below.
TGGCGATCGAAAAATACAATATTAGGGGGGCGAAGGTTAAAAGGTGTTCTACCCACTTCATCAAGAAGGTTGGTTTCTACTTCCTCATCCAAAAATTCCCCTGTAAATTTAAGGCTACTATTTTCATTAAAGTTATAGACTAATTTCGCCGTCAGACTTAAATCTTGAGTGTCTTGGGGGTTAGGGGTTGCATCTCCCCTGGTTTTAAATTCTGAACCACTACCAAAACCAAACACCGTGGAAAATTGTAGTTTTCCGTCTTCGTCTTCCCCTGCTAACACCCCCGTGAGGGAAATGCTTTCATCTCGGCTATCATAACCTATCTGCCCACTGGTATAAAAAGAATTACCAAAAACATCGAGATAGTCTTGAGGGTCTTTGGTAATAAAAGAAACTACACCGCCAATGGCATCACTACCGTATAAAGCAGAAGCTGGCCCTTTGATAATCTCTACCCTTTTGGTGGTTTCTAAATCAAAATAATCCCTACCCCTACCCACAAAGTTATCGGGTATTCTAATACCATCTACTTGTAACAATACTCGGTTGCCGTCAATACCTCGAATGTTAAAATCCTGAGTACCAAAACGATTGGCGGATCTGCCTACGGATACTCCTGGTTCATATCTGACTAAGTCTTGGATATTTTGAATTAGTTGTCTTTCGATTTGTTGGGAGTCGATAACAGTGATGGAATTGGCAGAGTCAAGAAGTCTTCGGGCGGTTCGTGTACCTGTGATGGTGATGGTAATGTCATCTTGGTTAAAAATGTTCTGAGCGGTGTTTCGTTGCCCTGTGGTTAGGCTCAAAACTAGGTTATCGAGGGAGGGTACTATTTCACCGAACGGGGTTTGTTGAGTGCCTGTAACTACCATTCTGACGGTGGTATTATCAAGGGTGCTAAGGGTAATGTTACTAATGTCTGAGCTAACGTCATTTACCTGAAATTGATTGTCACCGTTAATGTTGAGGGCAGTATCTACAAAGTCGATGATTACTTGCTCTGATTCGTTCATAATCAACGGAATGGGAGATGTGCCGTCATCGGTTTTGATGGTGATTTCGATTCCTGATTCTCGGGGGTTTATTTGGATGCCTGTAATGGTGGTTTTGTTATTATTCTGGGCAACCATTAGGGGTTGCTGTTGATTTGTTATGTTGGTTTCTTGGGCTTCTACGGGATTAGTTATGGCAAGAATTGTTAATGATAATAGAGTAGATTTTTTTATTATTTGTCGTTGGGTTTTGTTCATTTTTTTGATGGTTTAAAAATAGTTTGAATAGATCCCCCCTAGCCCCCCTTAATAAGGGGGGAATGAGTGTTAGGGTTTTTTCTAAATCGGCTGATTATGGAGCAATGAGTGTTAGGTTTTGCCCCCTAAATCCCTCAATTCTGGGGGACTTGAAATTATAAAAATAGATATTTAATTTAAGATGGTTAACTGTTTAACCATTGCCCATTGCCTATTCCCCATTCCCTATTTTTAAACATAGGCAGGAACAGAGGTACTAAGGGGACAAATTTGTTTACCGATGGGGGTATCGATAATGATCGTTTCTACGTCAAAAACGGCGGATATATTTTCGGGGGTTAAGACGGTGTCTATGTCGCCGATTTGATAGATTTGTCCTTGTTTGAGGAGGGCTAGGCGATCGCTATAGCGCACTGCTAGGTTAATCTCGTGTAAAACTGTAATGATGGTCAAACCTTGTTTATTCAACTTTTTCAATAGTTCTAATAGTTGCAGTTGATAATGAATATCAAGGTAGGTGGTGGGTTCATCGAGTAATAATACTTGGGGATTTTGAGCAAGGGCAAGGGCTAAAAACGCTCTTTGTCTTTCTCCTCCTGATAATTCGCTTACAGGGCGATCGCCATAAGCCATTAATTCGGTTTCTTGGAGGGCTTGATATACCGCTTGTTGGTCTTCCCCTGTCAAATCCCATTGATACCATGATTGGTGAGGGGTACGCCCCAAACTTACCAACTGACGAACAGTTAAGCCTTGGGGAATGGTTTGCTGTTGGGGTAGGATAGCGATTTTTTTGGCTACGGTTTGGGGAGGAAGGTTATGAATGTCTTTACTGTCTAGTAAAATTTTTCCCTGACTGGGTTTGAGAATGCGACAGATAAGTTTGAGGAGGGTTGATTTTCCTGAGCCGTTAGCACCCACTAAACTAAGCCATTCTCCCCTTTCTAAATCGAGATCAATTGATTTGATAATGGCACTTTTTCCGTAACCACCATATAAGTTATAAGTATTTAGAGGCATAGTAAATTATCTTAAAAAGAGCGTCTGTACAATAGCCATACGAAAAGGGGTGAACCAATGAGGGCGGTAACAGCGCCTACGGGTAATTCCACCGCACCGATGCGAGATATTAAGTCAGCCCAAGACAATACCATCGCCCCCCCTAATGCAGACATGGGTATTAAAAGACGATAATCGTTGCTTTTGAATAAAAAGCGCATGGCATGGGGTACGAGTAAGCCCACAAAACCGATTAACCCTGCGATACTCACTGCCCCTGCCGCCAACATGGTAGCCGTGCCACCTATGAGTAAGCGCGATCGCCCCAGGGGAATCCCCAAACCCACCGCCAAATCATCACCGAGGTTAAGGACATTGACAAAACGAGCAAGTAAACAAGCAAGGGCGATCGCACCTAAAATGTAAGGACTAGCAAGGGTTAACTCTCCCCAACCCCGTCCATTAAGACTTCCCACAATCCAATTAAGCGCCCTTTGAATCCTTCCATCATCCGAGAGTAAGAGTAAAGTAGTTTGGATCGCCCCAAACAAAGAAGATACCGCCACTCCACCCAAGATTAAACGCTCTACGCCGATGCCATTGCCAGTTCTAGCGAGGGAATAAACCAAACCAGTGGTAAGTATTGCCCCCAACCAAGAAGCAAGGGGAATCATGTACAAAAAAACATTCAGGGTAATTAACACCACCACCACCAACCCCGCCCCTGCGGAAATACCGAGCAAAAAAGGAGTTGCCAAAGCATTGCGCAACATTCCCTGTAACAACGCCC
Proteins encoded:
- a CDS encoding FecCD family ABC transporter permease, encoding MTVDTGVRPVETSHSLDSFESHRNSRKNQLIIMIICVALLLTFFISLSSGSVSLSFTEIYQALRGEGAQINQVIIWDLRLPRILAGFVVGAALGTSGALLQGMLRNALATPFLLGISAGAGLVVVVLITLNVFLYMIPLASWLGAILTTGLVYSLARTGNGIGVERLILGGVAVSSLFGAIQTTLLLLSDDGRIQRALNWIVGSLNGRGWGELTLASPYILGAIALACLLARFVNVLNLGDDLAVGLGIPLGRSRLLIGGTATMLAAGAVSIAGLIGFVGLLVPHAMRFLFKSNDYRLLIPMSALGGAMVLSWADLISRIGAVELPVGAVTALIGSPLFVWLLYRRSF
- a CDS encoding ABC transporter ATP-binding protein codes for the protein MPLNTYNLYGGYGKSAIIKSIDLDLERGEWLSLVGANGSGKSTLLKLICRILKPSQGKILLDSKDIHNLPPQTVAKKIAILPQQQTIPQGLTVRQLVSLGRTPHQSWYQWDLTGEDQQAVYQALQETELMAYGDRPVSELSGGERQRAFLALALAQNPQVLLLDEPTTYLDIHYQLQLLELLKKLNKQGLTIITVLHEINLAVRYSDRLALLKQGQIYQIGDIDTVLTPENISAVFDVETIIIDTPIGKQICPLSTSVPAYV